Proteins from a genomic interval of Xanthomonas sp. AM6:
- a CDS encoding redoxin domain-containing protein, with the protein MHQSIQDIPLTTIEGQPASLAGYRGKVLLLVNVASKCGLTKQYEGLEALYREKRADGLEVLGFPANDFKGQEPGSEAEIQQFCQLTYDVTFPMFAKIAVTGEATHPLYRALIEAQPHTEGEGPMRERLLGYGIAPNPVPGVLWNFEKFLVGRDGQVLGRFAPDVTAEDPRLRTAIETALA; encoded by the coding sequence ATGCACCAGTCGATCCAGGACATCCCGCTGACCACCATCGAAGGCCAGCCCGCGTCGCTGGCCGGGTATCGCGGCAAGGTGCTGCTGCTGGTCAACGTCGCCTCCAAGTGCGGGCTGACCAAGCAGTACGAAGGCCTGGAGGCGCTGTACCGCGAAAAGCGCGCCGACGGGCTGGAAGTGCTGGGTTTCCCGGCCAACGACTTCAAGGGCCAGGAGCCGGGCAGCGAGGCGGAGATCCAGCAGTTCTGTCAGCTCACCTACGACGTGACCTTCCCGATGTTCGCCAAGATCGCGGTCACTGGAGAGGCGACGCATCCGTTGTACCGCGCGCTGATCGAGGCGCAGCCGCACACCGAGGGCGAGGGCCCGATGCGCGAGCGGCTGCTCGGCTACGGCATCGCCCCCAACCCGGTGCCGGGCGTGCTGTGGAACTTCGAGAAGTTCCTGGTCGGCCGCGACGGCCAGGTACTCGGCCGCTTCGCCCCGGACGTGACCGCCGAGGACCCGCGCCTGCGCACGGCGATCGAGACGGCGCTGGCGTAA
- a CDS encoding VacJ family lipoprotein, translating to MPTADAAAADDTRAAVGDTAPAAAAQASPETAAVPGEATAAPASVPPTGGAATAAEDDYAALYGGDPYNPVADPTLPAGVAVPQSYDPWEKFNRKVHKFNNVVDRTVARPLARAYVNVVPRPVRLGVTNFFDNLSSPLTMVNQLLQGRPLQAGQTLGRFLMNSTLGIAGIFDPASDAKLPRRSEDFGQTLGAWGWRRSRYVELPLFGPRTVRDVFGLAGDAPLSPLRQIEEDTVRVGLQGLQLVDTRAQLLSLDSLRDEAPDEYQLTRDAWMQRRTYQIEGDLHTHKRQDNDLPDYLREEETNPTVPVDAMPIPEWRGGSR from the coding sequence ATGCCCACTGCCGATGCCGCCGCTGCGGACGACACGCGCGCCGCCGTCGGCGACACCGCGCCGGCCGCCGCTGCGCAGGCCTCGCCCGAGACCGCGGCCGTCCCTGGCGAGGCGACGGCCGCACCGGCCAGCGTGCCGCCGACCGGCGGCGCGGCGACCGCGGCCGAGGACGACTACGCCGCCCTGTACGGCGGCGACCCGTACAACCCGGTCGCCGATCCGACCCTGCCGGCCGGCGTCGCCGTGCCGCAGAGCTATGATCCGTGGGAGAAGTTCAACCGCAAGGTGCACAAGTTCAACAACGTGGTCGACCGCACCGTGGCGCGGCCGCTGGCGCGCGCCTACGTCAACGTGGTGCCGCGGCCGGTGCGGCTGGGCGTGACCAACTTCTTCGACAACCTCAGCTCGCCGCTGACCATGGTCAACCAGCTGCTGCAGGGCCGTCCGCTGCAGGCCGGGCAGACCCTGGGCCGGTTCCTGATGAACAGCACGCTGGGCATCGCCGGCATCTTCGACCCGGCCAGCGACGCCAAGCTGCCGCGGCGCAGCGAGGACTTCGGCCAGACCCTGGGCGCCTGGGGCTGGCGCCGTTCGCGCTACGTGGAGTTGCCGCTGTTCGGGCCGCGCACGGTACGCGACGTGTTCGGCCTGGCCGGCGACGCGCCGCTGTCGCCGCTGCGGCAGATCGAGGAAGACACCGTGCGCGTCGGCCTGCAGGGCCTGCAGCTGGTCGACACCCGCGCGCAGCTGCTGTCGCTGGACAGCCTGCGCGACGAGGCGCCGGACGAGTACCAGCTGACCCGCGACGCGTGGATGCAGCGCCGCACCTACCAGATCGAAGGCGACCTGCACACGCACAAGCGCCAGGACAACGATCTGCCCGACTATCTGCGCGAGGAAGAGACCAATCCGACCGTGCCGGTGGACGCGATGCCGATCCCGGAATGGCGCGGCGGCAGCCGCTGA
- a CDS encoding STAS domain-containing protein, translating into MASSEPRLRRDGDTLALSGALDRAAATALWPAALPLLAGARALDLREVSRVDSAGLALLAELAARLRAQGQAEVAIHGAPAGLTELSAAYRLASTLDFQSPPAAS; encoded by the coding sequence GTGGCAAGCAGTGAGCCACGCCTGCGTCGCGACGGCGACACGCTCGCGCTGAGCGGCGCGCTCGACCGCGCCGCGGCCACCGCGCTGTGGCCGGCGGCGCTGCCGCTGCTGGCCGGCGCGCGCGCGCTGGACCTGCGCGAGGTGTCGCGGGTGGACAGCGCCGGCCTGGCGCTGCTTGCCGAACTGGCCGCACGCCTGCGTGCGCAGGGCCAGGCCGAGGTCGCCATTCACGGCGCCCCGGCCGGCCTGACCGAATTGAGCGCCGCCTACCGGCTGGCCTCGACCCTGGATTTCCAATCTCCCCCGGCGGCGAGCTGA
- a CDS encoding ABC transporter substrate-binding protein, producing MTNKLLSAALAAALAVAAPAIALAQAAPAGAAAQQGSASKVVLDNSTRILATLEQRRAEFKSNNAALKQFIDSEMNKSFDRDYAARLVLGVHGRGASDADVKLFADAMADNLMQRYGSSLLTFEGKPQVRVKSETPLPGGRGAKVSTELLRSGGDPIPVDYLVRNTGGSWKIFDVMVEGVSYVQTFRNQFDTPLRTKSIPQVAADLRNGALQVAPASSSGKQ from the coding sequence ATGACCAACAAACTGCTCTCCGCCGCTCTCGCCGCCGCGCTGGCCGTCGCCGCCCCCGCCATCGCGCTGGCCCAGGCCGCGCCCGCCGGCGCCGCCGCCCAGCAGGGGTCGGCCAGCAAGGTCGTGCTCGACAACAGCACCCGCATCCTGGCCACGCTGGAACAGCGCCGCGCCGAGTTCAAGAGCAACAACGCCGCGCTCAAGCAGTTCATCGACAGCGAGATGAACAAGTCCTTCGACCGCGACTACGCCGCGCGCCTGGTGCTGGGCGTGCACGGCCGCGGCGCCTCCGATGCCGACGTCAAGCTGTTCGCCGATGCGATGGCCGACAACCTGATGCAGCGCTACGGCAGCTCGCTGCTGACCTTCGAAGGCAAGCCGCAGGTGCGGGTGAAGTCGGAAACCCCGCTGCCGGGCGGCCGCGGCGCGAAGGTCTCCACCGAACTGCTGCGCAGCGGCGGCGACCCGATCCCGGTCGACTACCTGGTGCGCAATACCGGCGGCAGCTGGAAGATCTTCGACGTGATGGTGGAAGGCGTGTCGTACGTGCAGACCTTCCGCAACCAGTTCGACACCCCGCTGCGCACCAAGTCGATCCCGCAGGTCGCGGCCGACCTGCGCAACGGCGCGCTGCAGGTCGCACCGGCGAGCAGCAGTGGCAAGCAGTGA
- the mlaD gene encoding outer membrane lipid asymmetry maintenance protein MlaD, with the protein MAIRGPRLEFAVGAFLLLGLASLLVLALASTNRQWGFGGGRYELTARFSQIGQLRQQAPVKIGGVIIGQVAKIELDPAKFDSVVTLAIDDRYKDLPADTSAGILTSGLLGESYVGLQPGGDPDTLKPGQEIAFTQPAVDLIQLVGKYMFGGGSGGSNTGATPAAASSANSPTPSTETEPKP; encoded by the coding sequence ATGGCTATCCGTGGTCCCCGTCTCGAGTTCGCCGTCGGCGCCTTCCTGCTGCTGGGCCTGGCCTCGCTGCTGGTGCTGGCGCTCGCCTCCACCAACCGCCAGTGGGGCTTCGGCGGCGGGCGCTACGAGCTGACCGCCCGCTTCTCGCAGATCGGCCAGTTGCGCCAGCAGGCGCCGGTGAAGATCGGCGGGGTGATCATCGGCCAGGTGGCGAAGATCGAGCTGGACCCGGCCAAGTTCGACTCGGTGGTGACCCTGGCCATCGACGACCGCTACAAGGACCTGCCGGCGGACACCTCGGCCGGTATCCTGACCAGCGGCCTGCTCGGCGAAAGCTATGTGGGGCTGCAGCCCGGCGGCGATCCGGACACGCTCAAGCCCGGCCAGGAGATCGCCTTCACCCAGCCGGCGGTGGACCTGATCCAGCTGGTCGGCAAGTACATGTTCGGCGGCGGCAGCGGCGGAAGTAACACCGGCGCGACACCCGCTGCCGCATCCTCCGCGAACAGCCCCACTCCCTCTACGGAAACGGAACCCAAGCCATGA
- a CDS encoding MlaE family lipid ABC transporter permease subunit — protein sequence MGAVASIRALGRAGLFSLTVLRGSLPTRDFLAELVREIYKVGARSLPIIAVGGAFVGLVLTLQGYRTLQTYGASDALSTLLGLSLYRELAPVLTALLFIGRAGSSIAAELGLMRATDQIKALELMAIDPVAKAVAPRFWAAVLTVPLLTGIFCSLAISASYFEAVHVLGLDRGTFWSALSSSVDFWDDFGVAMLKSAVFGGTAALVASYVGFHAEPTIEGTSVATTRAVVNASLLVLMFNFVLSALLFQ from the coding sequence ATGGGCGCCGTCGCCTCGATCCGCGCGCTGGGCCGCGCCGGGCTGTTCTCGCTGACCGTGCTGCGCGGCTCGCTGCCGACCCGCGATTTCCTGGCCGAGCTGGTCCGCGAGATCTACAAGGTCGGCGCGCGCTCGCTGCCGATCATCGCCGTCGGCGGCGCCTTCGTCGGCCTGGTGCTGACCCTGCAGGGCTACCGCACGCTGCAGACCTACGGCGCCTCCGACGCACTGTCCACGCTGCTGGGGCTGTCGCTGTACCGCGAACTGGCGCCGGTGCTGACCGCGCTGCTGTTCATCGGCCGCGCCGGCAGCTCGATCGCCGCCGAACTGGGGCTGATGCGCGCCACCGACCAGATCAAGGCGCTGGAGCTGATGGCGATCGATCCGGTGGCCAAGGCGGTGGCGCCGCGCTTCTGGGCGGCGGTGCTGACCGTGCCGCTGCTGACCGGCATCTTCTGCTCGCTGGCGATCAGCGCCAGCTACTTCGAAGCGGTGCACGTGCTGGGCCTGGACCGCGGCACGTTCTGGTCGGCGCTGTCGAGCAGCGTGGATTTCTGGGACGACTTCGGCGTGGCGATGCTGAAGTCGGCGGTGTTCGGCGGGACCGCGGCGCTGGTCGCCTCGTACGTCGGCTTCCATGCCGAGCCGACCATCGAGGGCACCTCGGTGGCCACCACCCGCGCGGTGGTGAACGCCTCGCTGCTGGTGCTGATGTTCAATTTCGTGCTGTCGGCGCTGCTGTTCCAGTAA
- a CDS encoding ATP-binding cassette domain-containing protein produces the protein MASSESNVVQLSGVRIDRGGRAILRDVSLAVPRGSITAVLGPSGSGKSTLLAALTGELVPVAGTVEVFGQPLPRGSRALRETRKSIGVLLQGNGLLTDLSVAENVALPLRAHTRLPEPVLQRLVALKLHAVGLLAAADAWPRELSGGMARRVALARALALDPPLMIYDEPLTGLDPIASGVIMSLIQRLNDTLGLTSIIVSHHVHETLPICDQAVAIANGGVVFAGTPDALQASADPLLQQFLHGRPDGPIPFDAPPRARSAA, from the coding sequence ATGGCGTCTTCCGAATCCAATGTGGTGCAGCTGTCCGGCGTGCGCATCGACCGCGGCGGCCGCGCGATCCTGCGCGACGTCTCGCTGGCGGTGCCGCGCGGCAGCATCACCGCCGTGCTCGGCCCGTCGGGCAGCGGCAAGTCGACGCTGCTGGCGGCGCTGACCGGCGAGCTGGTCCCGGTCGCCGGCACGGTCGAGGTGTTCGGCCAGCCGCTGCCGCGCGGCAGCCGCGCGCTGCGCGAGACGCGCAAGAGCATCGGCGTGCTGCTGCAGGGCAACGGCCTGCTCACCGACCTGAGCGTGGCCGAGAACGTGGCGCTGCCGCTGCGCGCCCACACCCGCCTGCCCGAGCCGGTGCTGCAGCGGCTGGTGGCGCTGAAGCTGCACGCGGTGGGCCTGCTCGCCGCCGCCGACGCCTGGCCGCGCGAACTGTCCGGCGGCATGGCGCGGCGCGTGGCGCTGGCCCGCGCGCTGGCCCTGGACCCGCCGCTGATGATCTACGACGAGCCGCTGACCGGGCTGGACCCGATCGCCTCCGGGGTGATCATGAGCCTGATCCAGCGCCTCAACGACACCCTCGGCCTGACCAGCATCATCGTCAGCCACCACGTCCACGAGACCCTGCCGATCTGCGACCAGGCGGTGGCGATCGCCAACGGCGGGGTGGTCTTCGCCGGCACCCCGGACGCGCTGCAGGCCAGCGCCGACCCGCTGTTGCAGCAGTTCCTGCATGGCCGCCCGGACGGCCCGATCCCGTTCGATGCGCCGCCACGCGCGCGGAGCGCCGCCTGA
- a CDS encoding GNAT family N-acetyltransferase: MRARGIGLRAARDADLPWLRDLYASTRSAELAAVPWPEQAKRAFLDQQFALQHAHYLAHFADADFLIVETAQAPLGRLYLQRGAARHVLVDISLLPVWRGQGVGTALIAQAQALAAAAGCPLSLHVLHANPAAQRLYARLGFVPGDAGDSHLEMHWRAACAAPAVS; encoded by the coding sequence CTGCGCGCGCGCGGCATCGGCCTGCGCGCCGCGCGCGACGCCGATCTGCCCTGGCTGCGCGACCTGTACGCCAGCACCCGCAGCGCCGAGCTCGCGGCGGTACCGTGGCCGGAGCAGGCCAAGCGCGCGTTCCTCGACCAGCAGTTCGCCCTGCAGCACGCGCACTACCTCGCGCACTTCGCCGACGCCGACTTCCTGATCGTGGAAACCGCGCAGGCGCCGCTGGGCAGGCTGTACCTGCAGCGCGGCGCAGCGAGACACGTGCTGGTCGACATCAGCCTGCTGCCGGTCTGGCGCGGGCAGGGTGTGGGCACCGCGCTGATCGCGCAGGCGCAGGCGCTGGCCGCCGCGGCCGGATGCCCGCTGTCGCTGCACGTGCTGCATGCCAATCCCGCCGCGCAGCGCCTGTACGCGCGCCTGGGCTTCGTGCCGGGCGACGCCGGCGACTCCCACCTGGAAATGCACTGGCGCGCCGCCTGCGCGGCGCCGGCGGTCAGTTGA
- a CDS encoding tail fiber protein — MTEPYIGEIQLFGFDFNPVGWALCNGATLPITQNTVLYSLLGVAYGGNGSSTFQLPNFCTRAGCEQGQGGGLTNRQRGDAFGSVGVSLLSTQIPPHDHGIVSFSQTDRTKKSGTPANGAGLSALGSSTARPFATVQQPEAQFSPTALLPTGNGQAHENQQPYLAVNFCIALSGDYPAFD; from the coding sequence ATGACCGAACCCTATATCGGGGAAATCCAGCTGTTCGGCTTCGATTTCAATCCCGTCGGCTGGGCGTTGTGCAATGGCGCCACGCTGCCGATCACGCAGAACACCGTGCTGTACTCGCTGCTCGGCGTCGCCTATGGCGGCAACGGCTCCAGCACGTTCCAATTGCCGAACTTCTGCACGCGCGCCGGCTGCGAGCAAGGCCAGGGCGGCGGGTTGACCAACCGCCAGCGCGGCGACGCCTTCGGCAGCGTCGGGGTCAGCCTGTTGAGCACGCAGATCCCGCCGCACGACCACGGCATCGTCTCGTTCTCGCAAACGGATCGGACCAAGAAAAGCGGCACGCCCGCAAACGGCGCGGGATTGTCGGCGCTAGGCAGCAGCACGGCGCGTCCCTTCGCGACGGTACAGCAGCCCGAGGCGCAGTTCTCTCCAACGGCGCTGCTGCCCACCGGCAACGGCCAGGCGCACGAGAACCAGCAACCCTACCTCGCGGTGAACTTCTGCATCGCGCTGTCGGGAGACTACCCGGCGTTCGACTGA
- a CDS encoding tail fiber protein — MATPFIGEIRMFGFGRTPQGWQACDGTLLSISEYETLFVLIGTLYGGDGQTTFAVPDLRGRVPLHQGQGPGLSNYVIAQRAGTETVTLTELQMPAHTHTVVATTAAATATAPSGLLPGTVAGDVFYVTDSAGATVTPMATQSTTITGGGQPHENTMPTLTVQYCIATAGIFPQQS; from the coding sequence ATGGCCACTCCATTCATCGGCGAGATCCGCATGTTCGGCTTCGGCCGCACCCCGCAGGGCTGGCAGGCGTGCGACGGCACCCTGCTGTCGATCTCCGAGTACGAAACCCTGTTCGTGCTGATCGGCACGCTCTACGGCGGCGACGGGCAGACCACGTTTGCGGTACCGGACCTGCGCGGGCGCGTGCCGCTGCACCAAGGCCAGGGACCGGGCCTGAGCAACTACGTCATTGCCCAACGCGCAGGCACGGAGACCGTGACGCTGACCGAATTGCAGATGCCCGCGCACACCCACACGGTGGTCGCCACCACTGCCGCGGCAACGGCGACCGCGCCGTCCGGCCTGTTGCCCGGCACGGTCGCCGGCGACGTGTTCTATGTAACCGACAGCGCCGGCGCCACCGTGACGCCGATGGCCACGCAATCGACCACGATCACCGGTGGCGGCCAACCGCACGAGAACACCATGCCCACGCTGACGGTGCAGTACTGCATCGCCACCGCCGGCATCTTCCCGCAGCAGAGCTGA
- a CDS encoding tail fiber protein: protein MSEFFVGQIMLTGFVFAPKYFAQCNGQLLPVNQNQALFSLIGSRFGGNGSTNFALPDMRGRTPVGFGPSADPNWQPSPPPLGQSGGAENVSLLPGNLPAHNHLLECTNTAGNSRNPASRSFANNASTSGPATALYAAPGTLVALDPATAVPAGGSQPHPNLQPYTTINFCIALSGIFPSRS, encoded by the coding sequence ATGAGCGAGTTCTTCGTCGGTCAGATCATGCTGACCGGTTTCGTTTTCGCGCCCAAATATTTTGCGCAGTGCAACGGGCAGCTGCTGCCGGTTAATCAGAATCAGGCGCTCTTCAGCCTGATCGGTTCCCGTTTCGGCGGCAACGGCAGCACCAACTTCGCGCTGCCGGACATGCGCGGGCGCACGCCCGTCGGCTTCGGACCCTCGGCCGATCCGAACTGGCAACCCTCGCCGCCGCCGCTGGGCCAGAGCGGCGGCGCGGAGAACGTCTCGCTGCTGCCCGGCAACCTGCCGGCGCACAACCATCTGCTCGAGTGCACCAACACCGCAGGCAACAGTCGCAATCCTGCCAGCCGCTCGTTCGCTAACAACGCCAGCACCTCGGGTCCGGCCACGGCGCTGTATGCAGCTCCGGGCACATTGGTGGCGCTGGATCCGGCAACCGCCGTCCCGGCGGGCGGCAGCCAGCCGCATCCGAACCTGCAGCCGTACACCACGATCAATTTCTGCATCGCGCTGTCCGGCATCTTCCCTTCGCGCAGCTAG